The following DNA comes from Peribacillus sp. FSL E2-0218.
CGTCAAACCGCTTTCTGGCTGTTGACGTAAATAGACGACACCTCCGGTCATGCCTGCACAAATCCATGGGCCAGGATCTCCTAGAACCAAACCTCTCCCATTTGTCATGTATTCGAAAGCGAATCCTTTTATATTGGAAGTTACCGCAATATTACCGGTTTCCTTTTCGGGCAGCGGCTGTTTCAACAATCCCCCGATGATCATATCCGCTCCCGAAAGCCGAATTCCCGCCCTTGCATCGGCATCTCCCTGGGCAATGAGAAGACCGTGCTGTGCACCGTACCCGAACCCCTTGCCGACCGATCCATTGTAGAACTTCCCATCTTTGCCGGGAGATTTAAAGATGCCGATATTGCCGCCGATTGAAGTTTTGCCGATTCCATCCTGTGCGCCGCCGTTCACGCTGATCGTAATCCCCTCCGTATTGTAAGCCCCAAGTCCATTGCCCGGTATGGAACCATCCTGGTAAGAGAGGTGAACGGGGGGAAGTTTTTTGTACGATCCATCAAGCCTGCCCCTAACGCGGTGACAGGAGACCCGGCTGCCGAGTACACGCTGCTTGGATGTGATCGAGCTATAACTTCGTGATTGCTGCAGGTCATCTACATGTGAATCAAGATATTCGGCGCCAACTGCAACCTGCATCGAGCTCTCATCCAAATACGCCTCTTTTTCCTGATGGGAGAATGGCGTAATATCCAGGTTCTTTAATAGATACGTTAAATCAAGTGAATGCTGCCCCGTAACTTGCTGGAGCAAATCGGAACGGCCCACGATATCCTGAAGATTTTTCACGCCAAGCGACCCTGTCAATAGTTTAAGTTCCTTGGCAAAGGCACTGTACATATTCATCAAGCCTTGAACGGCCAAATCGAATTTTCGGGGAACGAAACGCCGCAGTCCGTGCTCCTTCGCTTGTGCTTCCGATTCGATTTGTGTGGCAATGCCTACATGACAGGTATCAAGGTGACATCCGCGGCATGTGGTACAGCCGACAGCAATCATTGAAAGGGTACCGAAGCCTACACGGTTCGCCCCAAGCAGCATCACTTTCATGATATCCATTGAGCTCTTTAACCCGCCATCAGCCCAAATTTCTACGCTTTGGCGAATGCCAGACTCCAGCAGGGCATTATGGGCCGCCTTCACACCAATCTCGACTGGAAGGCCGACGTGTGCGAGTGCATGAATCCTGGCAGCTCCTGTTCCGCCATCAAAACCGGATAGCGTAATGATATCGGCGCCTGCCTTGGCGACCCCGACTGCGATCGTGCCAATGTTTGGCACGACAGGTACCTTGACGGCCACTTTCGCCTTATCGTTTGCCGTTTTCAATTCATGGATCATTTGGGCCAGATCTTCAATGGAATAAATATCATGGTTATTGGAAGGGGAGATCAAATCCGAACCGATCGTTGCATTCCGCGCTTCCGCAATTTTCGCTGTAACCTTTGAACCTGGAAGATGCCCCCCCTCACCAGGCTTAGCCCCTTGCCCAATTTTTATTTCCAGAAGATTTGAAGAGTTCAAGAGTTCCGCATTGACACCGAAACGGCCTGAAGCGATTTGCTGTCCGCGCGATTTCGGGTACTTGCCAAGCATATCCTTGATTTCCCCGCCTTCGCCATTCATGCTGATCATGCCTAGCCGTTCGGCAGCCTCTGCATACGCACGGAAAGCAATCTCATTTTGCGATCCAAAGGACATGGAAGCTATGACGAAAGGAAGTTCCTGTTCACCGATCGAAAGATTGACTTTTTCAGATGGAATCGGAGCATCTGACGTTTTTAAAGATGTTAAATGGCGGATTGCCGTAGGATTGGATTCTTCCTGCTCGGTGATCTTTTCACGATAAGCATCATAGTCCCCGCTTGAGGCCACTTCACCAATCGACTTCCAGATCCTCGGGAATAAATGAAAGGTCTTTCCCATGCGTTCCTTATCATTGTTATAATCTTCCGCACGCTGGATGGCGTCAGCTTTGATCTTATCGAAATTATAATCCAAATCATCTGAACCAAAGAAGTTAGCCACATTTAAATAGGCCGCGATTTCCTCATGTAAGCCGATGCTGGAGAAAAGCCTTCCATACCCGCGGAGCTCATGGATGCCGATGGTGGAAATGACTTTCTCAAGCCCCTTCGTCAAGGAGTTATATAAATTGATAACCTTCTTTAGGTCATCTGAAGATAAGGAAAGGAACATGTAATATGGACTGATCAAATTTGCCCCAAGACCATAAGAAACGATGATATCATGCAATGACCTTAATGAGGCGGAACGTAAAAGGATGGAGCAATCCCGGCGCTTGCCCTTTTGCACCAAAGCTTGATCGACAGCTGAAGTGACAAGATGGGGGTCAAGCAGCAGGTGACCATTTTGATGGGCGAGAGCATCATCCAAAACGAGCAGCGTTTTGCCGCCATCCACTGCATGGACCGCATCATCCGTAATCCTGGTCAGGGCATTTGTAATGCTTTCGTTCTCCTTGAAGGTGCTTGAAAGGAAGTGCACGAGTTTTTGGTCCTGGTTATAGTTAATGAATTGATCATAGCTTGGCTGTGAAAGGTTGGATGAGCATTCATAGCCAGTCAGTCCTTCAATCAATAAGGGAGTCAGCAGCTCGTAGACTTTGCCGGCCTTTTTCGCTTCGAATAGGGAAGGGCGTTTTCCGATGATGGTCCTCGTCGAGAAGTGCTCTGTTTCCCGGTCCCTGTCGATGGCGGGGTTGGTTACGACCGCTACGCTTTCCTTAATGAAGTCTGCAATATTGGTACGTTGCGGATTGAGTGCTGCAAGTGGCGCATCATGACCAAGGGAACGAATGGGCTCGGCACCTTTCTCGGCCATCTGTTCCACCAATTGAACATGCTCCCTCTCCCAGCCAAAAGCTTTATACTGTCCATTATGAATGGCTTGCGTGTTTGCCATGGAGATAATTTTTTCAAAGGTGTGCGGCTGCAAGCGAACGCGGTCATCGGAAAGGATGAAACGATCATTGAATAGTCTGAACACTTTCTCTTGAAAATCCTTGTAGGTGTACAATTGAATGGAGTCGCCGTTCCATTTCAACCCAACCTTTTCTCCAGGACCCAACGGTTTTGGATCTCCGGTAAATTCACTGGAAGGAATGATTCCAGGTTCTGAAGTGAACATATAGGAAGATTCCGTTTCGATATTCCATAACGGACGCAGCCCTAAAGAATCGACGGAGAATACAGCCTCGTCGCCGAAGCGGGAAATGATCCCTGCCGGACCTTGGGCGAAATGGCCCCATGCTTCCCGTAAATACGTATATAAGTCTTGCAAGTGTTCGGGATATTCCTTAATTTCATTAATGATTGGCGGGAACATAAGGTCGACGGCTTCAAACAAAGAGTAGCCATGCCGGCATATGAAGGTTTCAATCGTCTTGTTTAAATCCTGCGAGTCGCTTCCGTCTTTGGCGATGGGCACGCCGATCATTTTCGCTTCATCACGTAATTTGGCGATCGTATTGATTTCACCATTATGGCCAAGCACACTGAAAGGCTGGACCCGAAAGAAGCTTGATAAAGTATTGGTCGAAAACCGATTATGCCCAAGTGTCATCGCGGAGGCTGCTAGTGGATCGGCAAGATCAAGATAGTAGGCAGGGAGCGTATCCCCGGCTCCCATCACTTTGTAGACCGCATGATGCTGGCTTAAGGAGGCAACATGAATGAAATCACTTTTTTCGATGTCCGAGGACAGCTCAAAAAGAACATTTGAAAGCTCCTTGCTGTGGACGTTGGCGGCAGAACAGGCAAACTGCCAAAACACAGGATCTTCTTGAATGGCGATTGGCCCCAAGGCTTCAGAGCGGTAGGCCTTATCCGTTTCGAAAATCAAGGAAAGCCCATGTTGAAGGAGCTTTTCTTTGACTTCGATTTTTAAATCGTTTGCATCAGCCTTTTTGCTTAGAAATAAGTGGCCGACTATGAAGTCGTCTTGATCGACTAAGCCTTGATCGACATTAGCCTCTTCAAGCTTCTTTTTCCAAAGAGCCCGCGGAATATCGATATGGATTCCTGCGCCATCTCCCTCTCCATTGATGAAGCCGCAGCGATGGTTCATTTTAACGAGAGCATCGATGCAGGCAAAGATGTTTTCGTTTGTAGGGATTTTCTTTTTTTCGATGCAGGCAACGATTCCGCAGGCATCATGTTCTTGCTTGTGAAACTCATTGAATGTAGCGGGTGTCCATTGTTGGGTCATATATGCGGCTTGAATAAGGTTCCCCTTATTTTCTGCCCTTCACCTCCTGTAGCATTTGATTCAATTGGGGAAATATTAATAACCCGAACGATAGTCCGAGTTCTTGATAGATTGAAAGAAAGGGTATAAATGTAAGTAAATGTATCCATATCATATCATATCATTTAAATATTCAGAAATCAATTTTTTATACAATTGGTTGGATGTTAAATTGGAGGGGTTTTTCGTGAATATGGGAGTGGAAGGCTAATTTGAATGATTATTTTGCCTGATGATAAGAAAACCCCAAGGATGAAGAACATCCTG
Coding sequences within:
- a CDS encoding glutamate synthase-related protein, producing the protein MTQQWTPATFNEFHKQEHDACGIVACIEKKKIPTNENIFACIDALVKMNHRCGFINGEGDGAGIHIDIPRALWKKKLEEANVDQGLVDQDDFIVGHLFLSKKADANDLKIEVKEKLLQHGLSLIFETDKAYRSEALGPIAIQEDPVFWQFACSAANVHSKELSNVLFELSSDIEKSDFIHVASLSQHHAVYKVMGAGDTLPAYYLDLADPLAASAMTLGHNRFSTNTLSSFFRVQPFSVLGHNGEINTIAKLRDEAKMIGVPIAKDGSDSQDLNKTIETFICRHGYSLFEAVDLMFPPIINEIKEYPEHLQDLYTYLREAWGHFAQGPAGIISRFGDEAVFSVDSLGLRPLWNIETESSYMFTSEPGIIPSSEFTGDPKPLGPGEKVGLKWNGDSIQLYTYKDFQEKVFRLFNDRFILSDDRVRLQPHTFEKIISMANTQAIHNGQYKAFGWEREHVQLVEQMAEKGAEPIRSLGHDAPLAALNPQRTNIADFIKESVAVVTNPAIDRDRETEHFSTRTIIGKRPSLFEAKKAGKVYELLTPLLIEGLTGYECSSNLSQPSYDQFINYNQDQKLVHFLSSTFKENESITNALTRITDDAVHAVDGGKTLLVLDDALAHQNGHLLLDPHLVTSAVDQALVQKGKRRDCSILLRSASLRSLHDIIVSYGLGANLISPYYMFLSLSSDDLKKVINLYNSLTKGLEKVISTIGIHELRGYGRLFSSIGLHEEIAAYLNVANFFGSDDLDYNFDKIKADAIQRAEDYNNDKERMGKTFHLFPRIWKSIGEVASSGDYDAYREKITEQEESNPTAIRHLTSLKTSDAPIPSEKVNLSIGEQELPFVIASMSFGSQNEIAFRAYAEAAERLGMISMNGEGGEIKDMLGKYPKSRGQQIASGRFGVNAELLNSSNLLEIKIGQGAKPGEGGHLPGSKVTAKIAEARNATIGSDLISPSNNHDIYSIEDLAQMIHELKTANDKAKVAVKVPVVPNIGTIAVGVAKAGADIITLSGFDGGTGAARIHALAHVGLPVEIGVKAAHNALLESGIRQSVEIWADGGLKSSMDIMKVMLLGANRVGFGTLSMIAVGCTTCRGCHLDTCHVGIATQIESEAQAKEHGLRRFVPRKFDLAVQGLMNMYSAFAKELKLLTGSLGVKNLQDIVGRSDLLQQVTGQHSLDLTYLLKNLDITPFSHQEKEAYLDESSMQVAVGAEYLDSHVDDLQQSRSYSSITSKQRVLGSRVSCHRVRGRLDGSYKKLPPVHLSYQDGSIPGNGLGAYNTEGITISVNGGAQDGIGKTSIGGNIGIFKSPGKDGKFYNGSVGKGFGYGAQHGLLIAQGDADARAGIRLSGADMIIGGLLKQPLPEKETGNIAVTSNIKGFAFEYMTNGRGLVLGDPGPWICAGMTGGVVYLRQQPESGLTKDVIKKRVAKGAKISIEPLSAKGQQDVEELLGKYTTLLKAHGQTEEATSLEALLQNPGEHFLQVVPVKEQADPAVSTE